A single region of the Thunnus maccoyii chromosome 10, fThuMac1.1, whole genome shotgun sequence genome encodes:
- the LOC121905476 gene encoding protein FAM83A, whose translation MDASFLSVLWHRRSKPVGKVRQRVQDLRISSSSYNEFIASRPTLDLSHNESARLAVDCLLNQGLEGYHEMLNTEGEVDFLSDVEKNYVKENVRDADTVDPGASADNDTELESSCADSQSPTQCPAVSTDSDTTVAALDLTRLKDVRWSDPVLDKPSIKVYFQSDSKAAGMKDVVREFIRKARTALVIVMDSFSDVELLCDLLEASRRNVSIHLLLDHLNLNLFVSMWQELKLNSKNFPKLSVRSVDGQTYCAKTGRKLTGQIAESFIITDWNEALTGSYSFSWLSWQVHRSLAVLVKGSAVTPFHQEFHRLYCSSKPVPGF comes from the exons ATGGATGCCAGCTTTCTTTCTGTGCTGTGGCACAGGAGGTCAAAACCTGTAGGGAAGGTGAGGCAACGGGTGCAAGACCTCcgcatctcttcctcctcttacAATGAGTTTATAGCCAGCAGACCCACGTTGGACCTGAGCCACAACGAGAGCGCTCGGCTGGCAGTGGACTGCCTGCTCAACCAGGGCTTAGAGGGATACCATGAGATGTTAAACACAGAGGGAGAAGTGGACTTTCTGTCAGATGTGGAGAAGAATTACGTCAAGGAAAATGTGAGGGATGCTGACAcag TTGATCCTGGTGCATCTGCTGATAATGACACAGAGTTGGAGAGCTCATGTGCTGACTCCCAGTCGCCCACACAATGCCCTGCAGTGTCCACAGACAGTGATACTACTGTGGCTGCCTTGGACCTGACCAGACTGAAAG ATGTGAGGTGGAGTGATCCTGTCCTGGACAAGCCCAGCATCAAGGTTTATTTCCAGTCTGACAGCAAGGCAGCCGGCATGAAAGACGTGGTGAGGGAGTTCATCAGAAAGGCCAGAACG gccCTGGTCATAGTGATGGACAGCTTCAGTGACGTGGAGCTGCTGTGTGATCTTCTGGAGGCCAGCAGAAGGAATGTGTccattcatctgctgctggatCATCTCAACCTGAACCTGTTTGTCAGCATGTGGCAAGAGCTCAAACTCAACAGCAAAAACTTCCCA AAGCTGTCAGTTCGCAGTGTTGATGGACAGACTTACTGTGCCAAGACAGGCAGGAAGCTGACTGGCCAAATTGCTGAAAGTTTCATCATCACTGACTGGAATGAGGCGCTGACTGGCTCATACag TTTCTCCTGGCTGTCCTGGCAGGTCCATCGGAGTCTTGCTGTTCTTGTAAAGGGCAGCGCGGTCACACCCTTCCATCAGGAATTCCACAGGCTGTACTGCAGCTCTAAACCAGTCCCCGGCTTC
- the tbc1d31 gene encoding TBC1 domain family member 31 has product MEVTDIGNKEEGKVWHRKPAPGKSVLVTVVRTAQQAKTVRFLHVAFDTTGDSFLAGDHHGNIYVFDISRNRFRLVQKTGQACTALAFSLRRTTEFLVALVDYTIKCFDKDTKQLVSWMRGHEGTVSSISVHSSGRYAITTSSDTAQLWDLDTFQRKRKLNIRQSVGIQKVFFLPLSNTILSCFSDDSIFAWESDTLFCKYQLPVPDCGPKISYKAFAVTRDGKSLAAGGRSNLLHLWCLDNKQLVRVIQMPTQVRTVRQLEFLPDSFDGGASQTLGVLSQDGVMRFINIHTCKLLFHIGSHDDAITAVSVSPNGRHVVAIMDNGSINVYSVQSLTQELNKPPPSQVAVVSDAEADQLSNLKVKVKSEGVQRPAKSSGCRTQVKILRPPAGSTVEDKENELPAGLNKKRLVALLKAFGEYPAKYRMFVWRSLLCLPENHAAYSSLTDKGLHSAYLTLHDKYPIKSHKLQRGLQRVLSALAHWASIFGEVEYLPLVAFPFVKLFQNNPMLCYEVVATVIVNWCQHWFEYFPNPPLNILSMAENVLAHHDKELLQHLMDCGITSQVYVWPLLETLFSEVLTRDEWLRLFDNVFSNHPSFLLMACVAYVTCCREPLLLCAQKQDFEYFFHHRNNLDVGAMIKEAYRLMSSTPADIHPRTMLSDFTPLTKGQYPVFNHYPEFIVEYQSREREKIRLQEMEYLRERQEVSALRADFVRRQAEEDAYYTQQDLLQKAEEQRRNILAQEEEKLTEQRKKLAAMKRELKVKELQLLDATRRRFLKQQQDVRASQIQRLDQEIGRKMDLRERETAAAVQDLEVRQMELEVQRRRLEQTLLKEQERMGREVEEEVELRMRKAEREEEGYTELLHSAETNMQALEESLAGACQLGLESDWQREVAERLQQVDAEQERKRERLAELHRQTLAEEERLADTMRDVAGRKWDEVMSTRARLQEQRQPRCSAHTDGQKQMRIRSPCSTRGLPHRQSSTTGVHVGSTAAGPAVRSNAATNMVCLNSSSPSESTSTNFSLDRGRAQLDSSERELLKEVRELRQRLAARARESSSASSQSVHTLSSVSQ; this is encoded by the exons ATGGAGGTGACGGACATCGGGAACAAAGAGGAAGGGAAAGTCTGGCATCGAAAACCAGCACCGGGGAAAAG TGTGTTAGTGACGGTGGTCCGCACTGCTCAGCAGGCCAAGACAGTGCGTTTCCTCCATGTGGCCTTTGACACTACAGGAGATTCCTTTCTGGCTGGCGatcaccatggcaacatctATGTCTTTGACATCAGTAGAAACAG ATTTCGTCTGGTGCAGAAGACAGGACAGGCCTGCACCGCTCTGGCGTTCAGCCTCCGCAGGACCACAGAGTTCCTTGTGGCTCTGGTTGACTACACCATCAAGTGCTTTGACAAAG ACACAAAGCAGCTGGTCAGTTGGATGCGCGGTCACGAGGGAACAGTTTCGTCGATCTCTGTCCACAGCTCAGGCCGCTACGCCATCACCACGTCCTCAGACACAGCTCAGCTCTGGGACCTGGACACCTtccagaggaagaggaagctcAACATCAGACAGTCTGTCGGCATACAGAAG GTGTTTTTCCTGCCTCTCAGTAACACCATCCTCAGCTGTTTCAGCGATGACTCCATCTTTGCTTGGGAGAGTGACACACTGTTCTGCAAATACCAGCTGCCTGTCCCTGATTGTGGACCCAAAATCTCCTACAAGGCTTTTGCTGTTACACG CGATGGAAAGAGCCTTGCTGCTGGTGGGCGCTCCAACCTGCTGCACCTGTGGTGTCTGGATAACAAGCAGCTAGTCAGGGTGATTCAGATGCCCACGCAGGTTCGAACCGTCAGACAGTTAGAATTCCTGCCCGACAGCTTTGACGGAGGAGCCagccag aCACTTGGTGTATTGAGCCAGGATGGCGTGATGCGTTTCATCAACATTCACACCTGCAAGCTGCTCTTCCACATTGGTTCCCACGACGACGCCATCACCGCAGTGTCAGTCAGCCCCAACGGCCGACATGTCGTGGCCATCATGGATAACGGCAGCATCAATGTGTACAGCGTTCAGAGTCTCACACAGGAATTAAACAAG cctcctcccTCCCAGGTGGCAGTAGTCTCAGACGCTGAAGCTGATCAACTGTCAAACCTTAAGGTCAAGGTCAAGTCAGAGGGTGTTCAGAGACCAGCCAAAAGTTCAGGCTGCCGGACTCAAGTGAAGATACTGAGACCCCCTGCTGGGTCTACAGTTGAGGATAAAGAG AATGAGCTCCCTGCTGGTCTGAATAAGAAGCGACTGGTGGCTCTGCTCAAAGCATTTGGAGAATATCCTGCTAAATACAG GATGTTTGTGTGGCGGTCCTTGTTGTGTCTCCCAGAGAACCATGCAGCATACAGCAGTCTGACAGATAAAGGCCTGCATTCAGCCTACCTCACTCTGCATGATAAGTACCCCATCAAAAGTCACAAGCTACAGAGGGGGCTGCAGAG GGTTTTGTCTGCGTTAGCTCACTGGGCATCCATCTTTGGAGAGGTGGAGTACCTTCCACTGGTAGCCTTCCCTTTCGTCAAGCTCTTCCAGAACAATCCGATGCTCTGCTACGAGGTGGTGGCCACTGTTATAG TGAACTGGTGTCAGCATTGGTTTGAGTACTTCCCCAACCCTCCTCTGAACATCCTGAGCATGGCAGAGAACGTTCTGGCTCACCATGACaaggagctgctgcagcaccTGATGGACTGCGGCATCACCTCACAG GTCTACGTGTGGCCCCTGCTGGAGACCTTATTCTCAGAGGTTTTAACTCGTGATGAGTGGCTCAGACTCTTTGACAACGTCTTCTCCAACCATCCGTCATTCCTGCTCATGGCCTGCGTGGCCTACGTCACCTGCTGCCGTGAACCTCTGCTTCTCTGCGCCCAGAAACAGGATTTTGAG TATTTTTTTCACCATCGTAACAACTTGGACGTGGGAGCCATGATAAAAGAGGCCTACCGACTGATGAGCAGCACGCCGGCTGACATCCATCCCCGGACTATGCTCTCTGACTTCACACCGTTGACCAAGGGCCAGTACCCTGTGTTCAACCACTACCCAGAATTCATAGTGGAATATCAGAGCCGGGAGAGGGAGAAGATACGGCTGCAGGAGATGGAGTACCTCCGCGAGAG GCAGGAGGTATCAGCGCTGCGTGCAGATTTTGTGCGTCGCCAAGCTGAAGAGGACGCCTATTATACACAACAG GATCTTCTGCAAAAGGCAGAGGAGCAGCGCAGAAACATCCTGGcacaagaagaggaaaaactaacagaacagaggaaaaa GCTGGCAGCCATGAAGAGGGAGCTGAAGGTGAAGGAGTTACAGCTGCTAGATGCAACTAGAAGACGTTTcctcaaacagcagcaggatgtgAGAGCCTCGCAGATACAAAGACTAGACCAGGAAATCGGTAGAAAG ATGGATCTCCGTGAGCGAGAAACGGCCGCAGCGGTCCAGGATCTGGAAGTCAGACAGATGGAGCTAGAGGTTCAGAGGAGGCGACTTGAACAG ACCCTGTTGAAGGAGCAGGAGCGCATGGGACGAGAGGTTGAGGAAGAAGTGGAGCTGAGGATGAGGaaggcagaaagagaggaggagggctACACAGAGCTGCTACACAGCGCAGAGACAAACATGCAG GCCCTCGAGGAGTCCCTGGCGGGGGCGTGCCAGCTGGGCTTGGAGTCGGACTGGCAGAGAGAGGTGGCGGAGCGCCTGCAGCAGGTCGACGCCgagcaggagaggaaaagagagagactggCAGAGCTTCACAGGCAAACcctggcagaggaggagagactgGCTGACACCATGAGAGATGTGGCTGGAAGGAAG TGGGATGAAGTGATGAGTACCAGGGCCCGGTTACAGGAGCAGCGACAGCCCAGGTGTTCAGCACACACAG ATGGCCAGAAACAGATGAGGATAAGGTCACCGTGTTCAACTAGAGGACTTCCTCATAGACAAAGTTCCACCACTGGTGTTCATGTTGGTAGCACTGCTGCCGGTCCAGCAGTCAGATCCAACGCTGCCACCAACATGGTGTGTCTGAACAGCAGTTCACCTTCAGAGAGCACCTCCACCAACT TCTCTCTGGACCGAGGACGGGCCCAGCTGGACAGCAGCGAGAGAGAACTGCTGAAGGAAGTCCGAGAACTGAGACAGAGGCTGGCAGCCAGAGCCAGAgagagcagctctgcctcctcacAGTCTGTCCACACGCTGTCCTCTGTCTCCCAGTGa
- the derl1 gene encoding derlin-1, with the protein MSDIGDWFRSIPFITRSWFAASIAIPFIGKFGLVDPRNLLLAPELFFNRFHLWRPVTATLYFPVYPNTGFLYLVNLYFLYHYSSRLETGAFDGKPADYIFMLVFNWLCIVITGLLMNMQLLMIPLIMSVLYIWAQFNKDTIVSFWFGTRFKAHYLPWVILFFNFIIGGSFVDELVGNLVGHLYFFLMFKYPMDLGGRSFLTTPEFLYRFFPNRRGGVSGFGAPPSRRPAAQEQAGGGGGGGGGRHNWGQGFRLGGE; encoded by the exons ATGTCAGACATCGGCGACTGGTTCAGAAGCATCCCGTTCATCACCCGGTCCTGGTTTGCTGCCTCGATCGCTATTCCCTTTATAGGGAAATTTGGGCTGGTTGATCCCAGGAACCTCTTGCTGGCGCCGGAGTTATTCTTTAACAGATTTCAT ctCTGGAGACCAGTGACAGCCACCCTATATTTCCCAGTATACCCTAATACTGGGTTTCTGTACCTTGTCAACCTGTATTTCCTCTACCACTACTCCAGTCGGctagagacag GGGCGTTCGATGGCAAACCCGCAGATTACATCTTCATGCTCGTCTTCAACTGGCTCTGCATTGTT ATAACTGGGCTGCTGATGAACATGCAG ttgctGATGATCCCGTTGATCATGTCAGTACTGTACATCTGGGCTCAGTTCAACAAAGACACGATTGTGTCCTTCTGGTTCGGAACAAGATTCAAG GCACATTATCTACCTTGGGTCATCCTGTTCTTCAACTTCATCATCGGAGGCTC TTTTGTGGATGAACTGGTCGGGAACCTGGTGGGTCACCTGTACTTCTTTCTCATGTTCAAATACCCCATGGACCTGGGAGGACGCTCGTTCCTCACCACACCAGAGTTCTT GTATCGGTTCTTCCCTAACAGGAGGGGAGGGGTGTCGGGCTTTGGAGCTCCTCCAAGCAGGAGACCAGCTGCCCAGGAGCAAGcgggcggaggaggaggaggaggaggaggacgccACAACTGGGGCCAAGGCTTTCGTCTGGGGGGTgaatga
- the zhx2a gene encoding zinc fingers and homeoboxes protein 2a, producing MSSRRKASIPCMIRPEQTMVELDDEAEESHNMETTTENHTEEGAMETDLSTEAEPSVDLDLTGKASDPPAAPDNPVTEPPDISKPQRRQQGGYECKYCPFSTQNLNTFKEHVDANHPNVILNPLYLCAVCNFNTKKFDTLTEHNERCHPGESNFKFKRIKMNNQTILEQTIEGCSNNAVIYNTSSNISGKGEELGTLPLSKPTTVKIGKPKIMSSDNKRTESQLGKLTTDLAKKPITAVNVNGTVIIPESTLLKADSLSHIMPSLQRPLNYTQVPKIAVPLNTTKYNPSLDDNLTLISSFNKFPYPTQAELSWLTAVSKHPEEQIKVWFTTQRLKQGISWSPEEVEEARKKMFNGTISSVPQTFTVVTPQLNSQSSTNPSAPNTASKHMQSAASVLQSLPCQLLGQTSLVLTPVANGSTVTCAPLALTVANQVAQSLKRPLASPVIATESKRPSIIQTVSAPMPTSKLASPKVLSFTVDPNKTAEQLSVLRSSYTQCPFPEEDEIYRLIETTGLSRGEIKKWFSEQRLLNLKGVPPPPVLVKAEVTPTPKDGSVKKAVPSQFPLLERVKGKSSEQLKALEESFQRSSSPTETELDQLAQETRLSKTEVDCWFSERRALRDNMEKALLTMASKNTEDRGDRPGTLLNGASHREQDGKPLRSSPHPPVLSSSSSSSSPPVLAASSPHPPTLSSSASPPILTSSSSSSPHPPILSASTSPAPITSRSLTLLREMFCRTQWPSPEEYSQLEVQTSLGRTDIVRWFKDHRSALRNGETLDWMEGFQNQNLVEQQKAGQEQNGNSSEKIQSVSLEAKAVNVEEAGENTAAATEHSKLSDQDKVQWLTDRLAHSVTDLSRTRPDQTSSSTADKGRWVKVTVAVGEESEGGLERQRLATETDVLTLEQPGRVTG from the exons ATGTCCAGTCGGCGGAAGGCTTCCATTCCCTGTATGATCCGACCGGAGCAGACCATGGTTGAGCTGGATGATGAGGCCGAGGAATCGCACAACATGGAG ACAACAACAGAGAACCATACTGAGGAGGGTGCTATGGAGACGGATCTCTCAACAGAGGCAGAACCATCTGTGGACCTGGACCTGACAGGAAAGGCCTCTGACCCCCCTGCAGCTCCAGACAACCCAGTGACTGAGCCACCAGACATTTCCAAGCCTCAGCGGAGGCAGCAGGGGGGCTACGAGTGCAAGTACTGCCCCTTCTCCACACAGAACCTGAACACTTTCAAAGAACACGTAGACGCCAACCACCCTAACGTCATCCTCAACCCCCTGTACCTGTGTGCTGTCTGTAACTTCAACACAAAGAAGTTCGACACCCTGACAGAACACAACGAGAGGTGTCACCCGGGGGAGAGCAACTTTAAATTCAAACGCATCAAAATGAACAATCAGACAATCTTGGAACAGACGATAGAGGGGTGCAGTAACAATGCAGTCATTTACAACACTTCCAGCAACATTTCTGGCAAAGGAGAGGAACTGGGCACTCTGCCACTCAGCAAACCCACCACAGTCAAGATCGGTAAACCAAAAATAATGTCATCGGATAATAAACGGACAGAGTCTCAGTTGGGTAAACTGACCACTGATCTGGCCAAGAAACCAATCACAGCGGTCAATGTGAACGGGACGGTCATCATCCCGGAGTCCACTCTGCTCAAAGCAGACAGCCTTTCTCACATCATGCCTTCACTACAGCGGCCTCTAAACTACACCCAG GTGCCGAAGATTGCAGTGCCCCtcaacacaaccaaatacaatCCTTCGCTGGACGACAACCTGACACTCATCTCTTCCTTCAACAAGTTCCCCTACCCAACACAGGCTGAGCTCTCCTGGCTCACTGCTGTCTCAAAACATCCAGAGGAGCAAATCAAAGTTTGGTTCACCACACAGAGGCTCAAACAGGGTATTAGCTGGTCACCTGAGGAG GTGGAAGAAGCCAGGAAGAAAATGTTCAACGGTACAATCTCCTCTGTGCCTCAGACCTTCACCGTCGTAACTCCTCAGCTCAACTCCCAATCATCCACCAACCCGTCTGCTCCCAATACAGCCTCCAAACACATGCAGTCTGCAGCCTCTGTCCTCCAGTCCCTCCCCTGTCAGCTCCTGGGACAGACCAGCCTGGTGTTGACTCCTGTAGCTAACGGCTCCACTGTCACATGTGCGCCGCTGGCACTCACCGTGGCTAACCAG GTGGCGCAGTCACTCAAAAGACCCCTGGCGTCTCCTGTGATCGCCACAGAGAGTAAGCGACCCTCCATCATTCAAACTGTCTCTGCGCCCATGCCCACATCCAAGCTGGCATCACCTAAAGTGCTGAGTTTCACAGTTGACCCCAATAAAACAGCCGAGCAGCTATCGGTGCTGAGATCCAGCTACACACAGTGTCCTTTCCCTGAGGAAGATGAG ATCTACAGGCTGATAGAGACCACGGGGCTGTCCAGAGGAGAGATAAAGAAGTGGTTCAGTGAACAGAGGCTCCTTAATCTCAAAG GTGTTCCTCCACCCCCTGTGCTGGTGAAAGCAGAGGTGACGCCAACACCTAAAGATGGCTCCGTAAAGAAGGCGGTCCCCAGCCAGTTTCCTCTGCTGGAGAGGGTGAAGGGGAAGTCATCAGAACAGCTGAAAGCACTGGAGGAGAGTTTCCAGAGAAGCAGCTCTCCAACTGAGACAGAGCTAG ACCAGCTGGCCCAGGAGACCAGGCTGTCCAAGACTGAGGTGGACTGCTGGTTTTCAGAGCGCAGGGCACTGAGGGACAACATGGAGAAGGCTTTACTCACCATGGCCTCTAAGAACACCGAGGACAGAGGAGACCGACCGGGAACGTTGCTCAACGGGGCTTCTCATCGCGAGCAGGACGGGAAACCCCTCCGCTCCTCTCCTCACCCgcctgtcctctcctcttcctcctcgtcttcctccccCCCTGTGCTCGCAGCCTCTTCTCCTCATCCCCCAACCCTGTCCTCCTCTGCATCTCCTCCGATCCTCACCTCGtcgtcctcctcttctccccATCCTCCCATCCTGTCCGCCTCCACCAGCCCGGCTCCCATCACAAGCCGCTCCCTCACCCTGCTCAGAGAG ATGTTCTGTCGAACCCAGTGGCCGTCTCCTGAAGAGTACAGCCAGCTGGAAGTCCAAACAAGTCTGGGACGTACTGACATTGTCCGCTGGTTCAAGGACCACCGCTCGGCACTGAGGAATGGTGAAACTCTGGACTGGATGGAAGgtttccaaaaccaaaaccttGTTGAGCAGCAGAAAGCAGGCCAGGAGCAGAATGGGAACAGTTCTGAGAAAATCCAGAGCGTTTCCTTGGAAGCCAAAGCTGTAAACG TGGAGGAGGCTGGTGAGAACACAGCAGCTGCTACAGAGCACTCAAAACTGTCCGACCAAGACAAAGTCCAGTGGTTGACAGACAGACTAGCTCACAGCGTGACGGACCTGAGCCGtaccagaccagaccagaccagTTCTAGCACTGCTGACAAAGGGAG GTGGGTAAAGGTAACCGTGGCGGTGGGGGAGGAGAGTGAAGGAGGATTAGAAAGACAGCGGCTGGCAACAGAAACTGATGTTCTGACCTTGGAGCAACCTGGGAGGGTCACTGGTTGA